CCGTGACGGCATGCACTTCACGTTCGCGGACGCCATGGGCAAGGGCATGGGTGCCGCACTCATCGCAGCAACGGTCCGCGCCGTGATGCGTTCAGTAGCGGACACCCCTGCAATCGACGCTGCCTTCGGATCTGCCAGCGCCACCATTACCTCCGATCTGGACCAGTCCGGCTCCTTCGTCACCATGTTCCACGCGCGGCTGGACAGCGCCTCGGGAAGACTTAGCTATATCGACGCCGGCCATGGGCTTGCGCTGCACGTTCCCGTTGAGGGGGCGGCGCGGAGGCTGGTCTCAGCCGGACCACCCGTCGGCATTCTGGACGATCAACAGTGGCCCGCTTCTGAGCTGGACCTGGAGCCTGGCGATTCGCTGGTGATCGTCAGCGACGGCGTGCTCGACGCCCACAATTCCTTGGAGGACTTTCAGCGGAACGTGGAGAAGGTGGCGCGCAGCGGGGCTACCTCGGACGATGTGTGCGCCGCTCTGCTGGAGCTGGCACCGGCGGCAACTGCTGAAGACGACGTGACCGCCGTCGTCGTACGGCGAAAACCAAACGCAGGACTGTAAACCGCAAAAGGGGGGGATTTGTGACACGTTTCTGGACCCGGCTGATCGTGGTGCTGACGGTCATTTTGGGCGTCAACTACGTAGCGTGGCGTTGGATGGCTTCGCTGAACTGGGAAGCGTGGTGGA
This genomic interval from Paenarthrobacter aurescens TC1 contains the following:
- a CDS encoding two-component system response regulator (identified by match to protein family HMM PF00072; match to protein family HMM PF07228); protein product: MVSPTPVRHAVVVEDDADIRGLLVLVLEQLDFVVTEAPDGLSGVEAVRRTNAELVTLDINLPDIDGMEVCRRLREFSDAYILMLTARADEIDRLTGLDTGADDYINKPFSPKELQARIRALFRRAARTPATPAEDAGQSDELARAAVVQQSLLPRETVRLSGYDVAGAFRPSRSVGGDFYDWYQTRDGMHFTFADAMGKGMGAALIAATVRAVMRSVADTPAIDAAFGSASATITSDLDQSGSFVTMFHARLDSASGRLSYIDAGHGLALHVPVEGAARRLVSAGPPVGILDDQQWPASELDLEPGDSLVIVSDGVLDAHNSLEDFQRNVEKVARSGATSDDVCAALLELAPAATAEDDVTAVVVRRKPNAGL